In Methylovirgula sp., a single genomic region encodes these proteins:
- a CDS encoding mobile mystery protein A produces MDRRQTSAAARRSLDRTLALFRPAPRHPPAKGWIRALRDALGMTAEQLGDRMGISQPSVQRLEQSEASGTIQLGSLRKAAAALDCEVVYALVPRRSLQETYQAAALRVARRELGLIDHTMALEDQAVGDEDDDERLKQFIAEELDPRELWGRRS; encoded by the coding sequence ATGGACCGGCGACAAACCTCGGCTGCAGCTCGGCGATCTCTCGATCGCACCCTCGCGCTATTCCGCCCCGCGCCGCGCCATCCCCCGGCCAAGGGCTGGATCCGCGCCCTGCGCGATGCGCTCGGCATGACGGCCGAGCAGCTGGGCGACCGCATGGGCATCTCCCAGCCCTCGGTCCAGCGCCTCGAGCAGTCGGAGGCCAGCGGCACGATCCAGCTCGGCAGCCTGCGCAAGGCCGCCGCCGCCCTCGACTGTGAGGTCGTCTACGCCCTCGTGCCCCGCCGCTCGCTGCAGGAGACCTATCAGGCAGCGGCCTTGCGAGTGGCGCGCCGCGAGCTCGGCCTGATCGACCACACCATGGCGCTGGAGGACCAAGCAGTTGGCGATGAGGACGACGACGAGCGCCTGAAGCAATTCATCGCTGAAGAGCTGGATCCGCGCGAGCTGTGGGGGCGCCGGTCTTGA
- a CDS encoding FkbM family methyltransferase, with product MTTAHRIKALIRHLGVDVLRAKPNREDILRSRSIDTVIDVGANEGGFADEIRSTGYRGQIVSFEPIPEVFEILSQRFAHDSKWKGFNVGISSASGTAEIGVTEYSVFSSLHAQNPAAERFHKQSKVLRKINVQLITLDEMFSKIPGGRLFLKIDTQGHERACLEGARHLLNRVQAVQLELPISKLYQDTWDMGDAVSFMKLLGFVPCVFAPLNFHGADPVAMVEVDCIFRRHDPAID from the coding sequence ATGACGACCGCTCACCGCATTAAGGCGCTCATCAGGCATCTCGGCGTCGATGTTCTTCGCGCCAAACCAAACCGAGAAGACATTTTGAGGAGTCGATCAATCGACACCGTGATCGATGTCGGGGCCAATGAAGGCGGCTTCGCCGATGAAATACGTAGCACCGGCTACCGGGGCCAGATCGTATCCTTCGAACCGATCCCGGAGGTGTTTGAAATTTTGAGCCAGCGGTTCGCCCATGACTCTAAGTGGAAGGGCTTCAATGTCGGAATTTCCTCTGCCTCGGGCACTGCCGAGATAGGGGTGACCGAATACAGCGTTTTCAGCTCTCTTCACGCTCAAAATCCCGCTGCCGAGCGCTTTCATAAACAGTCGAAAGTGCTACGTAAGATAAACGTCCAACTGATCACACTGGACGAGATGTTTTCTAAAATCCCAGGGGGGCGGCTTTTTCTAAAGATTGACACGCAAGGCCATGAAAGAGCTTGCCTCGAAGGTGCCCGCCATTTGTTAAATCGTGTGCAAGCGGTTCAGCTGGAACTTCCTATCAGCAAACTGTATCAAGACACTTGGGATATGGGCGACGCCGTCTCGTTCATGAAGCTGTTAGGCTTTGTGCCTTGCGTCTTTGCACCCTTGAATTTTCACGGCGCCGATCCCGTCGCCATGGTAGAGGTCGACTGCATATTTCGCCGCCACGACCCAGCCATCGATTGA
- a CDS encoding glycosyltransferase, whose amino-acid sequence MTVVDFLVIIPAFRRPDHLRDAIEGALNQPGVTKIILVIDDSPEGSSESAASQFGTGVSYVKMPNATGGWPGLVRNYGLEHAARLNIDAFFVHFLDDDDIPAPGIYSDAKMAFQKEPVGVVFGAMKPFCDFSSDSQTRDRQKDQLLKVSQWQSHIRALSTIYAKITSFSRPLGQWLFRSQYLYSHELFLCSAAMIRYSRVGELSGFDTQTRITEDYEFYTRAINSFGVFYLNKVSVFYRTGSTGALWNPLALEAAAEREHKSEVAETLRKRKERLRAQLGMFRFLSEKLLFRLALFLLNRTVVKSVRKQLNSDMTPR is encoded by the coding sequence ATGACCGTCGTTGACTTCCTGGTGATCATCCCAGCCTTCAGACGTCCGGATCATCTTCGCGACGCCATCGAGGGTGCGTTAAATCAGCCCGGCGTCACAAAAATAATACTCGTGATCGACGATAGCCCTGAAGGCTCTTCGGAATCGGCGGCCTCGCAGTTCGGAACCGGCGTGAGTTATGTCAAGATGCCCAATGCGACTGGCGGGTGGCCTGGGTTGGTACGGAATTACGGCCTCGAACATGCGGCGCGATTGAACATAGACGCGTTCTTTGTGCATTTTCTGGATGACGATGACATCCCAGCTCCGGGAATTTATTCCGATGCCAAGATGGCCTTTCAAAAAGAGCCGGTCGGGGTCGTATTTGGCGCGATGAAACCTTTCTGCGATTTTTCATCGGACTCTCAAACGCGCGACCGCCAGAAAGACCAGCTTCTGAAGGTAAGCCAGTGGCAAAGCCACATCCGGGCGCTCTCGACGATCTACGCGAAAATAACCTCCTTCTCGCGGCCATTGGGTCAATGGCTTTTTCGTAGCCAGTACCTCTATAGTCACGAGCTGTTCTTATGCAGCGCCGCGATGATACGATATTCACGCGTCGGGGAATTGAGCGGGTTTGACACGCAGACCCGCATCACGGAAGACTATGAGTTTTATACGCGGGCTATCAATTCATTCGGTGTGTTTTACCTGAATAAAGTGAGCGTGTTCTATCGGACGGGAAGCACCGGGGCTTTGTGGAATCCGCTTGCATTAGAAGCAGCTGCGGAAAGGGAGCACAAATCCGAAGTCGCTGAGACTTTGAGAAAAAGAAAGGAACGCCTTCGCGCTCAGTTGGGTATGTTTCGGTTTCTTAGCGAGAAACTATTGTTCAGATTAGCGTTGTTTCTTCTGAACCGAACCGTCGTCAAGAGTGTTCGAAAGCAACTGAATAGCGACATGACGCCCCGCTAA
- a CDS encoding mobile mystery protein B translates to MTDDEDLYRADDGAMVLSAGDREALIPTWVVTRDDLNRAERDNIAAGRRWARRRAFDVLDPDELMALHKRMFGAVWRWAGEPRRVETNIGRPDWWRLREYLQQLLGNIHAQVEAGGRDADEVAIDFHHQLVAIHVFPNGNGRHGRLAADILAVRLGREPFSWGRSDLVAVGDARISYRAALKAADAGDLAPLFAFARS, encoded by the coding sequence TTGACCGACGACGAGGACCTCTACCGCGCCGACGACGGGGCCATGGTGCTTAGCGCCGGGGATCGCGAGGCGCTGATCCCGACCTGGGTCGTCACCCGCGACGACCTCAATCGAGCTGAGCGCGATAACATCGCCGCCGGCCGCCGTTGGGCCCGGCGGCGAGCGTTCGATGTCCTCGATCCCGATGAGCTGATGGCCCTGCACAAGCGGATGTTCGGCGCGGTGTGGCGCTGGGCCGGAGAGCCGCGTCGGGTCGAGACCAACATTGGCCGGCCAGACTGGTGGAGGCTGCGAGAGTATCTGCAACAGCTGCTGGGCAACATCCACGCCCAGGTCGAGGCCGGCGGCCGCGATGCGGACGAGGTGGCAATCGACTTCCACCATCAGCTGGTGGCGATCCACGTCTTCCCTAACGGCAACGGCCGCCACGGCCGCCTGGCCGCGGACATTCTGGCCGTGCGGCTGGGGCGCGAGCCCTTCAGCTGGGGGCGCTCAGACCTGGTGGCCGTGGGCGACGCGCGGATCTCCTACAGGGCCGCCCTGAAGGCGGCTGATGCCGGCGATTTGGCGCCGCTGTTCGCCTTCGCGCGCTCCTGA